Part of the Suricata suricatta isolate VVHF042 chromosome 8, meerkat_22Aug2017_6uvM2_HiC, whole genome shotgun sequence genome, NNNNNNNNNNNNNNNNNNNNNNNNNNNNNNNNNNNNNNNNNNNNNNNNNNNNNNNNNNNNNNNNNNNNNNNNNNNNNgtttccgatagctgttgctcaaggcgctgtgtgctgctgaaaatgagctgggagctcctgcagtctaagagcgtgcccaggcctccacctgccacatACTCCTTGTCgtgggtcgcgtaggtgtgggccctattttttccctgtgggcacccgggattcgcgcagtccgtgcaggggacGAGGTAcgctgtggaaatgcggtccgtggttccgttcccaaaaccaaatTCGAATTGTTCGCGCCTGGCGCAGCCGCAGCCCCGACCGCTTCTCGCCAGGAAGTCCGCTCCCCTGTTGCAGCCGCGGTCCGGCTGGTTCTCGCCAGGAAGTCCGTTTCCCCGGTGCAGCCGCGCTCCGGCCGCTTCTCGCCGGGAcgtgcgctcccctgtctcttccctttgtctctcgggctccgcgcgcttcccccacgttgggctggggatcttgtctcccctgcccatcccggcctggcctgttttcagatctcccccgttcgccctcactcactcaggtatccttgaggttctattctttctggagtccgtattttctcatTGTACCTATTTCTATTACGAGCCTGCCCTCTGAAGACATTTGAGTTTGTGACCTTTGTATACATGATAGGTGAGAGATGAGGTGgtgaaaagaacaaatttaaaggcaaaggaaCGGTGTGAACAAAGGCATacaaaggtacagagagagagtacagagTAGGGATCAGTTAGGTACTGCAGGGGCCAGACAGGATGAAGCAGAGCCCAGAGATAAAAGCAATGTGGAGTGTCCAGGCATCCCCATGTCATCTCGAGTGGTTGGAGTGTGAGTGTAATGGGGGTGAGAGAGGAGGGTCAGGAAAAGCTGCAGAGGAGACAGCAGAAGCCAGCACCCAGAAGGAGGCCTTAAacaccatgtttttaaaaaatgttctatttattttttagagagacagacacacagtgtgaacaggggagggtcagagagggaggaaggtacagaatctgaagacaggctccaggctctgagatagctgtcagcacagagcctgatgtggggctggaacccatgaactgtgagatcatgacctgagctgaagttggacgcctaacggactgagccacctaggtgccccttaaatacCAAGTTTAACAGGCTTGGGCTTGACCTAGAGAAAGTATGGAACCCATGAAAAAGGGGTTTAAGTCAGAGAGAAACATATCCTACCCATGTCTTAGAAATGTCATTCTGGCAAAAGTGACGTGAATTGACTGGACAGCAGCAAGGAGAGAGCAGAGGCCGTTGTGACATTCTAGAAGAGTGACCATAAAGCCTGGACCAGGGCAGAGGCAgtgcagtggggaggagggaagactcCAAAGTCAGTTCTGAGGTGAACTCAGTAGGAGATCCATTGGTTTCCTTCCTTGAGGATGACAACAGTACTCCAAGTTGATCACAGGCCTGGTTGTAGGTGCAGGAGCGGGGAAGGGGGTGTGGTGGGTGTTGATCAAAGGAGAATGCACACAGAGGAATGTTGACCTCATACCCAACCTTCTAAAGAGAAACCAAGGCACACAAGCTCCTCAGGTATGCCTTCGGTGGTCTTTATCAACTAGGCCTTATCAGTCGTTACAAACACCTTTCCTGAACCTGAGGGGACTTGGAAACTGTggacatatatatttcaaaaaggaTGTCCCGCACTATGGAACCGCTGGCAAAGAAGATCTTTAAAGGAGTTTTAGTAGTTGAACTTGTGGGAGTTTTTGGagcatattttttgtttaataagaTGAACACAAGTCAAGATTTCAGGCAAACAATGAGCAAAAAATTTCCCTTCATCTTGGAAGTTTATTACAAATCCATTGAGCAGTCTGGAAAGTATGGACTTAGAGAGCAAGATCAAGAAAAATGGCTGAATAGCAAAAATTAAGACCAGTCATCACGTTCAGCCTCCCATCTAAGCTGTTTGAGACCTTtgtggggaagaagaaagatgagCACACCACATTGTAGACTCCTGGCCCCACAGAGCAGAACAGGAACTTCTGGCTGTTAAGGCTCAGTCACTTCCCATCCACAGTGCAAATGCCCTCCTTTTGTTTGCTGCTTTCCTTCTGCATTTATTGTTAAAGATTACTGTTTAACGAATAAAAGActaggacaagaaaaaaaaaaaagagagagaaaccaaggctCATGAAAGGCCAGTGTTCAGTGTGAGGGGGAATGAGAAGCTCAAGTGGGGTCTTCAAGTCTCACCATAGTAGCTGAACTTTACGAAATTTTAATCTGCTCTCATGGCTCAGTCCAATTTTATCAATCAGAGTGCTAGGCTTCCCAGAGATCAACCGCTTTCCCAAAGCTACTGGTGGCCCGAAGTTTTTTGTCATATCTTTCCTATACttaagacatttatttctgtttctctgtgcctctatGATTACTGTCTATTTATAAGCTGCTTTTTTTTGTTCGTCTCTCTCACagtgtctgtctctttttgtctctgagattttctatgtctttgtATGTtatttctatctctccctctctatgcttcccttttttcctaattcattctctccctcccccttgctcccactccccagctctgtgtctttctctctcctcccagtcCTGATTAGACAAATGACTCCAGGATGGGGCCAGTCTCTGCCTGGTGGCTAGGCTAATTGATGGCTGCTATAGAATTGCTTAAGCAAGGAACTCTTGTCATTAGCAAGTGATGGGTTGCCTTGGCCTACGACTAGGAAACCTTTGAAATCCTGCATCTAAATTGCCATTCTTTTGACTGCTGCTAGTGATGCTAATTAGCTGTGTTAATTGGATGTTTTGATATTTGAAGAACCAAGCAATCCAATTCCTCCCTCCAGAAAGCCAAAATTATTAATGAACTTGGCAGCAGCCTTGGCTCTCTTTCCACAGTGGGCACAGCCAAAGAtttgggggcagaggcagggattGTTGTGAGGAAGTGCCTTGCCTGTTCCTGGAAAGGGGTTGAGTCTGGGAAGCTGGCTGTGGAGCTTCCCAGTGGTGAAATCACACACTGGGACCAAAGaatttcaggtcttttttttttttaatgtttgtttatttttgagagagagagagagagagagagagagagagaatgagtgggagatgggcagagagagagggagacacagaatccgaagcaggctccaaactctgagctgtcagcacagagcctgatgcagggctcagacctataaatcatgagatcatgccctgagccaaagtcagatgcttaaccaactgggccacccaggcatcccagaagaatctcagattttttttttaatttttaaatgttttttttaatttatttttgagagacagagagagcaagagcaggggagggtcagagagagggagacacaaaatctgaagacaggctccaggctctgagctgtcagcacagagcccaatgtagggcccaaacccacgaaccgtgagatcatgacctgagccaaagtcggatgcttaactgactgagccacccaggggccccagaatcTCAGATCTTAAGACCAGAAACCAACATAAGAAATTAGGAATCTGTTCTACCATTTTCTGCCATGTTTGAAATGTTGCATCCCAGTGCCTAAAACCATGCCTGACACACAGTCAGCATCTAACACATATGACTAAGTGAATAACCAACACAAGCATTGATTTTGGTGTTGGAGTCAAACCATTCAAACCGTTCTAGACCATTGTCTAGCTTGATGCCTTGAGCAAGTTATATCACTTGAAGATCTCAAATTTCCCTCCAACTACGTTTTAGTAAACAGTtctgataaatataattttcttcagcTTGCTCTATTTTCATTGATGTTTATCATTCCATCACACATCCCGTTGGTACCTGGTACCTAATCTGCCTAGCTTGTCTCTTCTCCTGGTTCAGATTATAAAACAGTGTAATTAAAGTTAAAGAAAGTATGGGTACAGGATTCTGTGggaacacagagaacagatttaATAAGCAACTAATTCAGCCTTAAGGAATCTGGGAAGACTTCCTAAATGGTACAGATTTTGAGCTGAGTTTACAAGGATGATTAAGTATTCaccaagaagggaagagaaagatatTCCACAAGGGCCTGAAAGCCCAGAGATCTGGATGAGCACCTTGCTACTCTGAGAGACCTAAGTGATCtcttacagcatttttaaaaagcaaaacttcaGGGCCATTGGCTGCCTCTCAGTAGAATATGTGACCCTTGTTTTCAGggttgtttgtgagttcaagtcccatagtgggtgtagagattagttaaaaattaaaaactcagtagtgcctgggtggctcagtcggttaagcacctgactcttggttttggttcaggttatgatctcacagtttgtgggatcaagccctgagttgggctctgcactgacaacacagaacctgcttgggattctatctccctctctctctgcccttcccctgctcacatgtacattctctctttctttctttctctctctctccaaataaataaatcaactaaaaaatttttttaattttttttaaaaaaaagtgagaaaactaTAATCAAAAGCAGGAATAGGAATCTAGGAATAGGCAGGAAGGTTGGGTGTGGTGAAGTTGACTTGATACCTCGCTCACCATTGAAAGGAACTTTCTTCAGGAAGCCAAGCCCATAGTCTCCAGTCTAGTTAATTGGCTTTTGGGATGTTTTCAAACACCATGAGGAGAGACACAACTTGGACAGATTGATCATGAGTTCCAAAGATGCAATACAAAAATTAACGAGTGATTGCATCTTAAAAGTGTTGATAAAGCTAATCTAATTGCccctttgaaaagaaaagaaaaataaagaaaagaaaagaagagaagggaaaggaagagaaaagagaaaaagaaaaaagaaaaaagaaaagaaagttttcataAAACCGTAACATTTGGAACTATGTCCAGTTTACAGTTGTGATGTTCCTTCTGTGTATACTTCATACTTTCACTTTGTATTAAAGGATCATCAGAAATTCAGCAGAAAGAGGATTTTGGAAGGACATCACGTGGATAAAGGCTCACATGATAATGGAGCATTGGGAGTGACTGGCACGCGCCTGTGGCCAGGGCACAGGGTCAgtatgggagagggagaggttaGATGGGTATGTGGGGGGCCATGTAACAGGAGGCTGTGGTTCCAGGTAAAGGAGATGGGCAATTTATCCTAAAGGCAATAAGGAGCATtattcaggttttaaaaacaaagaactacaCAATATGAAGATGTTACAACATCtctctttgattttccttttcataattcCTGTTAGACAATGAGATCTTGAAAGGAGCTAATCATGTCAAATTTAACTCTGTCTCCAGGATGAGGAGCAGTAGGTGTTCACAGTTGTTGGCTGACTAAAATTGAGGTGGCCAAACTGATACCCAGAAGAGGTAAATCAGTTGTTCAGCATCACTGTGGAACCTGGTGGCAGAGGTGGGCCTGAACCCAGCTTCTGCAGGTATATTACTAAATCCTATGTCCTTGGGCACCAGGTCCTAGCTGATTCAGGGTTTTGGATTTGCATGCATCCTCTGTGACATGATCTAGGGACATGGTTAATTACCCCGagatctctctctatatataatgcTGAATCCTTTCCCTCAGAAAGCCCAGCAGAGTCTGTGCCCAATCTTAGAAAGTGCATAGGCGTTGGGTATCCTCACAAGACCTATTGATGTCCCAGCTTAGATGTTTTCTCCTGGGCAACCCACTGCCATTATCACATGTTTAAGAATCACCGTGACTCAAGAAGGCCTGGGGGAAAGCAAAATGAGTGAGACACTGTTTTCATGCTCAAGGAGTACTTTGAACCTGAATGTCTTAGGACACAGACCAAGTCAGATGCCCATGCATCCACTGGCCAAGAAGTTGGCTCAATGATGGAGTGAAGGAACTTGAGGAGATAGGGAAGTAGAGGGACCATATATCACTTTATATCACCATATATACTTTATATCATGCAGGTATCATGAAAAAGGAATGGAGTTCAAAGAAAATAGTGCTcgtaaaaacaaattttcaaaaacttCATCAAGGATGTATGTAGTGCAGTCTAGGCTAGGCCTTGAAGAATGACCAAACtgagtgtgtgtatgtctgtgtgtctgtgtgtctgtctgtgtgttgGGGTAGATAGAAGACTCTCAAGTTTGTTTGACTTGGTCCAGAACAGCCAAGGATCTAAATTTTCAGATCACATTAGGCTTTATTCTCTACTACCTATAAAAGGTATTTtatgtggaaggaaagaaaactagcaCTTACTGAGCTCCTGCTACATACCAGTGAGAAGAGCTTTACATACAATATACTTATTTAATCTTCCAAACCACTTTGAAGTAGGTCTGTGTAtccttgttttacaaataaggaagccAATTTTAAGCAACTGGCTGGTAGTAGAATCTTTGTGACTCCAAAGTCCTTGATTTTGTAATATTACACCATGATGACAAGAGAGCATGCTCCGTCTATACCCTCTCCTGTGCCCTAGTTGATTAgagtggaggggggaggagtgtgtgtgtgtgtgtgtgtgtgtgtgtacgtgcacacATGAATGCACAAGACTGCTCACATATGCTTGCATACAGGTACCAACTGCAGGCTAAGGAGATTCTGATTACTTCCGTCCAATTAATGTGCTGTTCATTCGTGCTGTCTCTTTGTGATTAGAATTAATTGCTGCTGATTACACTGTGTGGAAGGGAAAGGACGGTCATCAGCAGTTCCACTTGGGGGATAAAAACATTGtaatgcaaaacaaaactggatGCTGAGGACTTGAATTAGGAAATTCTCTCTGTTAGAGAAAGATTAGGCATTCTGTGACCAAAATCAATATTCTGTGACCCTACCCAGGCAGAAGGACAACCGGCTCCTGTTCTGGtcagcagtaaaaataaaaagaagtgaggcAATAGATTCATTTGGAAAATTGGCTGTGTATAGGAACTGACCCTGtgattttgcaaatctcttcctCACATGTAAAATGAGGAAGTTTGATGAGGTAAACGTCAAAGTCTTGCATTAGTCAAATTTCTTTGGttacaagtgacagaaacccCAATTAACATTGGCTTaagtaaaaatggaattaatCTGCACTCAAAACTTTAAAGTCCAAAGGAATATTAGTTAAGCATGTCTGGATCTAGAGACTGTGTCATCAGGATGTGGTCTCCAGCTGTTCCCTGAGCATTGATGCCATTCTCTGACAGGCTCTTTCCCATGTGGAAGCAAAATGGCTGCCAGCAGTTTCTGGTGGACATCTGATCCTCTCGGGGTTAAGGGGGATTCCCTGATTCCCTCTCTCACAAGTCCCAGAGTTGAGTCACCTTGGGCATATGCACACCCAACTAATCACTGTGGCAAGAGTCATTCGGTGCTCAGATTGGCCGGGATCAGATTGACTCTAGGTGAGGTCAGCTCCTCCTGAGACACAGAGACTGCGATTGGGGGCTCAATATGGAAAAATGGAGTGTTGTGAAAGGTAAATTGATTGAAAGtaggaaaacaaagcaagacaGATGCCCACTGTTGGTATCCTCCTGCTCATGTATTTTATGATTCTCTAGCCATTTGGTGCACTGTCAAGTTCAGCCTAGAATATATGAAGGCCAGTGAAGTTCAGGGAGTACTTGAAGTTTGTGGCTAAAGGCAAAAGAGAGGATAAAGTATGTTTGAACGTCTACTTTATGTGAGAACCCCTACTGACCAGGTGCTTTCACATTCATTATGTCATTCAGTCTTCACAGTACTCTAGTCAGGAGTCATTACcacttcacagataaggaaatgtaGGATTAGGAGGTGAAGCACTTGCCTAGGGTTTATGTATTcaatcatttacttattcatcacACAAACATTCTTTGGTGGTCATCTTAGGCTGTGGGAAACCAAGGATGGGGAAGATACAGGCTCTGCCCTctgggagctcacagtctagtagGGAAGAGAAAAGCCAAGAGCTTGCAGATTCTGGGTGTAATCAGTCAGTCCCAGGCCCTCCTCCATTTTGTCTCCTCCAGGCTGGGGTTCAgggctcccagctctgcccagaTGGGGCATTGTTCTGAGAGTCTTTGGCTAAAGAGGAGAGTGTGTCCCTGAAGGCCCAGTAGTATTGCATTGGTTTCCTCTTCTAGCTAGATCTAGCTAGTTGTGGAAGAAATGTGACACCTTGACCCCAGGATACACCTGCCTGGA contains:
- the LOC115298419 gene encoding protein CEBPZOS-like yields the protein MSRTMEPLAKKIFKGVLVVELVGVFGAYFLFNKMNTSQDFRQTMSKKFPFILEVYYKSIEQSGKYGLREQDQEKWLNSKN